One genomic region from Bacillota bacterium encodes:
- a CDS encoding rRNA pseudouridine synthase, with translation MERLQKALASAGAGSRRSCEELISAGRVTVNGVPVTLGTKVDPLLDRVTVDGRPVDLRPRRPVCIIMYKPRGYVTTRRDPHGRRTVMDLVREDIPGLHPVGRLDYDSEGLLLLTNDGGITYRLTHPKHEVDKTYEVSVEGVPGGSVLDRLRTGVRLQEGTTAPARAGILRTSENRAVVKISIHQGWNRQVRRMFEAVGHPVVRLKRTAYGPLRLGRLKPGQYRFLSDEEMDSLRAPGQGPGRALPGGRGRERNWSRST, from the coding sequence ATGGAAAGACTCCAGAAGGCCTTGGCCTCGGCCGGAGCCGGCTCGAGGCGTTCTTGTGAGGAACTGATCTCAGCCGGCCGCGTCACGGTTAACGGTGTGCCGGTGACCCTGGGTACGAAGGTGGACCCGCTCCTGGATCGCGTCACGGTGGACGGGAGGCCGGTGGACCTGCGGCCAAGGCGCCCGGTGTGCATAATCATGTACAAGCCCCGCGGATACGTAACGACAAGGCGCGACCCGCATGGCAGGCGGACCGTGATGGACCTCGTGCGCGAAGACATACCGGGGCTTCACCCGGTGGGCCGCCTCGACTATGATAGTGAAGGATTGCTGCTTCTCACAAACGACGGCGGGATCACCTACCGCCTGACGCATCCCAAGCACGAAGTGGACAAGACCTATGAGGTCTCCGTCGAGGGAGTGCCCGGCGGCTCGGTCCTGGACAGGTTGAGGACCGGCGTGAGGCTTCAGGAAGGCACGACGGCGCCGGCGCGGGCCGGCATCCTGCGCACATCGGAGAACCGCGCCGTCGTGAAGATAAGTATCCATCAGGGGTGGAACAGGCAGGTTCGCCGGATGTTCGAGGCTGTGGGACACCCCGTGGTTAGACTCAAGAGGACCGCGTACGGTCCTCTCCGCCTGGGACGGCTGAAACCCGGCCAGTACAGGTTCCTCAGCGACGAAGAGATGGACTCGCTGAGGGCGCCCGGTCAGGGGCCCGGTAGAGCATTACCCGGTGGGAGGGGGAGGGAACGAAATTGGAGCCGCAGTACTTGA
- a CDS encoding nicotinate phosphoribosyltransferase gives MEPQYLKTLSEVARFKVDGSNRLHSATHEEIRMGATTDIYFIKTYEILKSLGLENEPVVAEIFASRGGLLAGMPECISLLRGNGVDVEALEEGEPFGPKEVIMRISGPYGDFGIYETALLGILASASAWATAAGECKAASGGRPFLSFGARHVHPAVAPVMERAAIVGGASGASDILGARLMGQEPSGTMPHAVVLIVGDTIKVAREYDRIMPPDTKRIVLVDTFKDEAEESLRVAGALGDRLEAVRLDTPGERGGVTADLVREVRARLDQAGYRHVKIFVSGGVTPERMSVLAEAGADAFGIGSYISGAKPIDMTMDLKEINGRPIAKRGRIPGRTPNPKLRKVL, from the coding sequence TTGGAGCCGCAGTACTTGAAAACGCTCTCGGAAGTCGCCCGGTTCAAGGTGGATGGGTCCAACCGGCTGCATTCGGCTACCCATGAAGAAATCCGGATGGGGGCCACCACCGACATCTACTTCATAAAGACCTACGAAATCCTGAAATCGCTCGGCCTGGAGAACGAACCCGTCGTGGCGGAGATATTCGCGTCGCGCGGCGGCCTCCTCGCCGGGATGCCGGAGTGCATTTCCCTGCTCAGAGGGAATGGCGTCGATGTGGAGGCGCTCGAAGAGGGCGAGCCGTTCGGGCCGAAGGAAGTCATCATGAGGATATCAGGACCCTACGGGGACTTCGGCATATACGAAACGGCGCTGCTGGGCATACTCGCTTCGGCGAGCGCCTGGGCTACGGCCGCCGGCGAGTGCAAGGCGGCCTCCGGGGGCCGGCCGTTTCTCTCGTTCGGAGCGAGGCACGTGCATCCCGCGGTCGCCCCGGTCATGGAGCGGGCCGCGATTGTCGGGGGAGCCTCAGGGGCGAGCGACATCCTTGGCGCAAGACTCATGGGGCAGGAGCCCTCCGGCACGATGCCGCACGCCGTGGTGCTCATAGTAGGCGACACCATCAAGGTGGCGAGGGAATACGACCGCATCATGCCGCCGGACACAAAGCGAATCGTGCTGGTGGATACGTTCAAGGACGAGGCGGAGGAATCGCTCCGCGTCGCCGGGGCGCTCGGCGACAGGCTGGAGGCTGTAAGGCTCGACACTCCTGGTGAGAGGGGCGGGGTGACTGCCGACCTCGTGCGGGAGGTCCGGGCACGGCTGGACCAGGCCGGGTACAGGCACGTCAAGATATTCGTTTCCGGTGGCGTTACCCCCGAGAGAATGTCCGTGCTGGCCGAGGCCGGGGCCGACGCGTTTGGCATCGGCAGCTACATATCGGGGGCGAAGCCGATAGACATGACCATGGACCTGAAGGAGATAAATGGCCGCCCGATCGCGAAAAGGGGCCGGATTCCCGGGCGGACCCCGAATCCGAAGTTACGGAAGGTACTCTAG
- a CDS encoding (d)CMP kinase: MSKITTVPGRKRVRIGIDGPAGAGKSTLARRLAGELGLPYIDTGAMYRALALGVLRSGLDPRDTGIVANLASTTKVTLKAPDSGGTGASQVVLLDGRDVTAEIRSPEVNAAVSYVAENPAVRRLMVAAQREMAAGGAVMEGRDICTRVLPDAELKVFLTASFAERARRRYREILSNGYATTLDEVAAAMATRDRIDSGRETDPLRPAEDSIVIDSTCMNADEVTRAVLRLCEGLGSCCTGC, from the coding sequence ATGTCGAAAATCACAACCGTGCCAGGACGGAAACGCGTGAGAATCGGAATCGATGGCCCGGCAGGGGCTGGCAAGAGCACTCTCGCGAGGCGGCTTGCCGGCGAACTGGGACTACCATATATCGATACGGGCGCGATGTATCGCGCCCTTGCTTTAGGGGTTCTCCGGTCGGGCCTGGACCCGCGCGACACCGGAATCGTGGCGAATCTGGCATCTACCACGAAAGTGACGCTGAAGGCACCGGATTCAGGGGGGACCGGCGCGAGTCAGGTTGTCCTCCTCGACGGCCGGGACGTGACGGCCGAGATAAGATCCCCTGAGGTCAACGCCGCCGTTTCCTACGTGGCCGAGAATCCGGCCGTGAGGAGGCTCATGGTCGCGGCGCAGCGGGAAATGGCCGCGGGGGGTGCGGTCATGGAGGGCCGCGACATTTGCACCAGAGTCCTGCCTGACGCGGAACTCAAGGTATTCCTTACGGCGAGCTTCGCGGAACGGGCACGCAGGCGATACAGGGAGATCCTGAGCAATGGATACGCGACCACGCTTGATGAGGTGGCAGCCGCGATGGCGACGAGGGACCGCATAGACTCCGGGAGGGAGACGGACCCGCTCCGGCCGGCCGAGGACTCGATCGTGATCGATAGTACCTGCATGAACGCTGATGAAGTTACCCGGGCCGTGTTAAGGCTCTGCGAGGGACTTGGCAGTTGCTGTACTGGGTGTTGA
- a CDS encoding 1-acyl-sn-glycerol-3-phosphate acyltransferase: protein MLYWVLRRILCFVAWSLFRVRVWGKENVPSTGPLIVCSNHLNWWDPVVVAGAVPRKVSFMAKEELFRYPVFGQVLRMVEAFPVRRGAADRQAIASAGKVLAAGGAVGVFPEGTRSRTGELGKANNGGAYLAMRNAAPVLPVGITGPYGVGRTVKVIIGEPFMLDGFAGRPTSQDVEHGGARVMKAIAGLIDRGKSIEGQVR from the coding sequence TTGCTGTACTGGGTGTTGAGGAGAATCCTGTGTTTTGTGGCCTGGTCGCTGTTCAGGGTACGGGTTTGGGGCAAGGAGAACGTGCCCTCGACCGGTCCCCTGATCGTATGCTCCAACCACCTTAACTGGTGGGATCCGGTGGTTGTGGCGGGGGCCGTGCCTCGCAAGGTCTCGTTCATGGCCAAAGAAGAGCTTTTCCGGTACCCGGTATTCGGACAAGTGCTGCGGATGGTGGAGGCTTTCCCGGTCAGGCGCGGCGCGGCCGATAGGCAGGCGATAGCCTCCGCCGGCAAGGTGCTGGCGGCCGGCGGCGCCGTTGGGGTATTCCCCGAGGGCACGCGCAGCAGGACCGGGGAGCTCGGCAAGGCTAACAATGGCGGCGCATACCTGGCCATGCGGAACGCCGCCCCCGTGCTTCCGGTGGGCATCACGGGTCCGTACGGGGTCGGGCGCACAGTGAAAGTGATTATAGGCGAGCCGTTCATGCTGGATGGTTTCGCAGGCAGACCGACGTCGCAGGACGTCGAGCATGGCGGCGCGAGGGTCATGAAAGCGATAGCCGGCCTGATTGATCGGGGGAAATCGATTGAAGGTCAGGTTCGCTGA
- a CDS encoding bifunctional 4-hydroxy-3-methylbut-2-enyl diphosphate reductase/30S ribosomal protein S1 — protein sequence MKVRFADDLGFCYGVKRAVEMAEAAAGSSGGTIYCLGPLIHNPQEVERLRSKGIRPVEGLAQVIAGTLVLRTHGMPRDVVAEALRRGLPVVDATCPHVRAAQQAAKSLSEQGYRVLIVGDPEHPEVIATSSWAGNGCAVIDSVEKAQALPATDRAGVVAQTTVRRELFEAVVEVLRGRVPDLKVEETICEATARRQEATRRLAGCCDLLLVVGGRGSANTRRLAEIAREEGCETHLIESAEELRREWFMGKSSVGMTAGTSTPEWVIKEVAGKVEDIEKNVSHEEAPQASEPEQKAGGQPEAAAAPETLASPEPEVKAEAEAVPEAPAPEPPSPEQPAAQAGPAEGQMYDEALKVVKSGDLIKGKVVSVDENGVMVDVGYKSEGVIPPNEVSRKQAPLTEIVHPGDEIMVYVLSVDSQEGVLKLSKRRADEEVAWKSLQEALDEGRIIEAEVIQEVKGGLVVDVGLRGFVPASQIERGYVSNLSRYVGKQVRLKVLELDRSKNRVVLSQRVVLEEERERLRTETWSSISEGQVRRGVVKGLTDFGAFVDIGGVDGLLHVSELSWGRVSHPSEVVKEGDQIDVMVLRIDREKGKISLGLKQVLPDPWSTVSTKYPVDAVVQGKVTRLAPFGAFVQLEPGVEGLIHISEMSHQRVAKPDEVLSPGQAVKVKVLKSKPDERRISLSLKAVEDDTEKARADEYIAEQKALDNPTLGDMFGDILGEARGDKETKEDTGE from the coding sequence TTGAAGGTCAGGTTCGCTGATGATCTGGGGTTCTGTTACGGAGTCAAGCGCGCGGTCGAAATGGCCGAGGCTGCGGCCGGAAGCTCAGGCGGTACCATATATTGCCTGGGTCCCCTGATTCACAACCCCCAGGAGGTAGAACGACTCCGCTCGAAAGGGATCAGACCGGTTGAAGGCCTCGCCCAGGTCATCGCCGGCACCCTCGTCTTGAGAACCCATGGGATGCCGCGCGATGTCGTTGCAGAGGCGTTGAGGAGGGGGCTGCCGGTCGTCGATGCCACTTGCCCGCACGTCCGGGCGGCGCAACAGGCGGCGAAGTCCCTCAGCGAACAGGGCTACCGGGTGCTGATCGTGGGCGACCCGGAGCATCCGGAGGTTATCGCCACCAGCTCGTGGGCGGGGAACGGATGCGCGGTCATCGACAGCGTCGAGAAGGCGCAGGCGCTCCCGGCCACGGACAGGGCGGGGGTCGTGGCGCAGACGACCGTGAGGCGTGAGCTGTTCGAAGCAGTCGTGGAGGTTCTCAGGGGCAGAGTCCCCGACCTCAAGGTGGAGGAGACGATCTGCGAGGCCACCGCGAGGAGACAGGAGGCTACCCGCCGGCTGGCCGGGTGCTGCGACCTGCTGCTTGTAGTAGGAGGCAGGGGGAGTGCGAACACCCGGCGGCTTGCAGAAATAGCTAGAGAAGAAGGTTGTGAGACCCACCTCATCGAATCGGCTGAAGAGCTCAGGCGGGAGTGGTTTATGGGTAAAAGCTCGGTGGGGATGACAGCCGGAACCTCAACGCCAGAGTGGGTCATAAAGGAGGTCGCAGGCAAGGTGGAGGACATCGAGAAGAACGTATCTCACGAGGAGGCGCCCCAGGCGTCGGAACCTGAACAGAAGGCGGGGGGTCAGCCCGAAGCGGCGGCTGCGCCGGAAACGCTGGCCTCGCCTGAACCCGAGGTGAAGGCCGAGGCGGAGGCCGTTCCCGAGGCGCCGGCTCCTGAACCGCCGTCCCCCGAACAGCCTGCGGCACAGGCCGGGCCCGCGGAAGGCCAGATGTACGACGAGGCGCTGAAAGTGGTGAAGTCCGGCGATCTGATCAAGGGTAAAGTGGTTTCGGTCGACGAGAACGGCGTCATGGTGGATGTCGGCTACAAGTCCGAAGGCGTCATACCGCCCAACGAGGTCAGTCGCAAGCAGGCGCCCTTGACTGAGATTGTCCACCCCGGAGACGAAATCATGGTGTACGTTCTTAGCGTGGACAGCCAGGAAGGCGTGCTGAAGCTCTCGAAGCGCCGCGCCGATGAGGAAGTGGCCTGGAAGAGCCTGCAGGAAGCCCTCGACGAGGGGCGCATCATCGAGGCGGAGGTCATCCAGGAGGTCAAGGGCGGTCTCGTGGTTGACGTCGGCCTCAGGGGGTTCGTCCCCGCGTCCCAGATCGAGCGCGGGTACGTGAGCAACCTCTCCAGGTACGTCGGGAAGCAGGTCCGCCTGAAGGTACTCGAGCTCGACCGCTCCAAGAACAGGGTCGTGCTGTCGCAGCGCGTGGTCCTGGAAGAGGAACGCGAGCGGCTGCGCACGGAGACGTGGTCGAGCATCAGCGAGGGGCAGGTCAGGCGCGGCGTGGTCAAGGGGCTGACCGACTTCGGCGCGTTCGTCGACATCGGCGGGGTGGATGGACTCCTCCACGTGTCCGAACTCTCGTGGGGCAGGGTGAGTCACCCATCCGAGGTAGTCAAAGAGGGCGACCAGATCGACGTGATGGTGTTGAGGATCGACAGGGAGAAGGGCAAGATATCGCTCGGTCTCAAGCAGGTGCTTCCAGACCCGTGGAGCACCGTGTCGACGAAGTACCCCGTGGACGCAGTGGTCCAGGGTAAGGTGACCAGGCTGGCTCCGTTCGGGGCGTTCGTGCAGCTGGAGCCGGGCGTCGAGGGACTCATACACATATCGGAGATGTCGCACCAGAGGGTCGCCAAACCCGACGAGGTGCTGAGCCCCGGTCAGGCGGTCAAGGTGAAGGTTCTGAAGTCCAAGCCCGACGAGAGGCGGATCAGCCTGAGCCTCAAGGCGGTCGAGGATGACACGGAAAAGGCGCGGGCCGACGAGTACATCGCGGAGCAGAAGGCTCTCGATAACCCAACACTCGGCGACATGTTCGGCGACATCCTCGGCGAGGCCAGGGGCGACAAGGAAACTAAGGAGGACACTGGGGAGTAA
- a CDS encoding MerR family transcriptional regulator: MSVVVSMTGLSERQIRYYESKGLLKPDRTRGNRRMYSQEDVDRLREIKALLQVGYTLGEVPAALTRRAQSQARQPHRGDAAIKFPGAGSGQPARRITSLYPPAGGFQLIDAVDEARSKAARSKDVISIGEGRGKA; this comes from the coding sequence ATGAGCGTGGTCGTTTCGATGACAGGGCTCAGTGAGCGCCAGATCAGGTACTACGAGTCCAAAGGGCTTCTCAAGCCGGACCGCACCCGTGGCAACAGGCGAATGTACTCACAGGAAGACGTCGACCGGCTTCGCGAGATAAAGGCCCTGCTCCAGGTTGGCTACACGCTGGGCGAGGTCCCAGCAGCCCTTACCAGGCGCGCGCAGAGCCAGGCCAGGCAGCCTCACCGCGGCGACGCCGCCATCAAGTTTCCCGGCGCCGGAAGCGGTCAGCCGGCCAGGCGAATCACGTCGCTCTATCCGCCCGCCGGCGGGTTCCAGTTGATCGACGCCGTCGATGAGGCGAGGTCCAAGGCGGCCAGGTCCAAAGATGTCATTTCCATAGGGGAAGGGAGAGGAAAGGCTTGA
- the glnA gene encoding type I glutamate--ammonia ligase has protein sequence MRLARDLNVKFVMLQLIDILGVPKNVAIPVSELEKALRGEHLFDGSSIEGFVRIEESDMVLRPDPDTFAVFPWKSQEGVTARLICDVHNPDGSPFAGCPRQALKRIMKEAEGLGFTMFCGSEAEFFLFERDEKGKPVLQTSDQAGYFDLSPMDKGEDARRDMVLAMQEMGFEVETSHHEVAPGQHEIDFKYADAVRTADNIVTFRFIVRVIALEHGMHATFMPKPIFGVNGSGMHTHQSLFANGANAFADPGGKYGLSKACLYYIGGLMKHAKAITAICNPLVNSYKRLVPGYEAPCYIAWSERNRSPLIRVPAVRGKATRIEFRSPDPSCNPYLAYALMLKAGLDGIRNRIEPPEPMNRNIYEMDEVERIALGVDNLPGSLFDAIQEMKKDSLVKDALGDHIYNRFIEAKTIEWDVYRTQVHEWEHQQYLTVF, from the coding sequence ATGAGGCTGGCCAGGGACCTGAACGTGAAGTTCGTGATGCTCCAGCTCATCGACATCCTCGGGGTTCCGAAGAACGTGGCGATACCTGTGTCGGAACTGGAGAAGGCCCTCCGCGGCGAGCACCTTTTCGACGGCTCTTCGATCGAGGGCTTTGTGAGGATCGAGGAGTCCGACATGGTGCTGAGGCCGGACCCCGACACGTTCGCCGTATTCCCGTGGAAGTCACAGGAAGGGGTCACCGCCAGGCTCATCTGCGACGTGCACAACCCCGACGGCTCCCCGTTTGCAGGCTGCCCCAGGCAGGCCTTGAAAAGGATCATGAAAGAGGCCGAGGGTCTGGGGTTCACCATGTTCTGCGGGTCGGAGGCGGAATTCTTCCTGTTCGAGCGCGACGAGAAGGGCAAGCCCGTTTTGCAGACGAGCGACCAGGCCGGGTATTTCGACCTCTCGCCGATGGACAAGGGCGAGGACGCGCGGCGCGACATGGTGCTGGCCATGCAGGAAATGGGGTTTGAAGTGGAGACCTCGCACCACGAGGTCGCGCCGGGCCAGCACGAGATCGATTTCAAGTACGCCGACGCGGTGCGGACCGCGGACAACATAGTGACATTCCGCTTCATCGTCAGGGTGATAGCCCTCGAGCACGGGATGCACGCAACGTTCATGCCGAAGCCCATATTCGGGGTGAACGGCTCGGGGATGCACACCCACCAGTCCCTTTTCGCCAACGGCGCCAACGCATTCGCCGACCCGGGCGGCAAGTACGGGCTGAGTAAGGCCTGCCTGTACTATATCGGCGGGTTGATGAAGCACGCGAAGGCGATCACCGCGATATGCAACCCGCTTGTGAATTCTTACAAGCGGCTGGTACCGGGTTACGAGGCGCCGTGCTACATCGCGTGGTCCGAGAGGAACCGCAGCCCGCTCATCCGCGTCCCCGCCGTGCGCGGCAAGGCCACGAGGATCGAGTTCCGCAGCCCCGACCCGTCGTGCAACCCATATCTCGCGTACGCGCTGATGCTGAAGGCGGGCCTGGACGGCATCAGGAACCGGATCGAGCCGCCGGAGCCAATGAACCGGAATATCTACGAGATGGACGAGGTCGAGAGGATCGCTCTCGGAGTCGACAACCTGCCCGGCAGCCTTTTCGACGCGATTCAGGAGATGAAGAAAGACTCGCTCGTGAAAGACGCTCTCGGAGACCACATCTACAACAGGTTCATCGAGGCGAAGACGATAGAATGGGACGTCTACCGCACGCAGGTTCACGAGTGGGAGCACCAGCAGTACCTGACGGTGTTCTAG
- a CDS encoding ArgE/DapE family deacylase yields the protein MTGVPPIDRDKVRAWLRDMISIDSVNPTLVSGGAGEGAMARYLAGVCRDIGLEATVEGPSPDRPNIVATLRGSRPSRRQNLLLNGHLDTVGVGGMRDPLVAMERNGRVYGRGALDMKGGLAAILGAMEALSRSGLNLEGDVIFGGTSDEEHSSVGAQYLAPRVEAGAAVITEATGMRICVAHKGFAWVRVETRGRAAHGSRPSDGVDAIAHMGRFLTRLEGLAAREFPRRGHPLLGPPSLHASTVSGGAELSTYPDRCVLMYEMRTVPGETAETVLTECGGIIDSLSREDPSFKADFQVTVFRPPYEVNPGSRLVRLLGESFTRATGRPPATTGMACWLDSAIFGGAGIPSVIFGPGGEGAHADEEYVNVEDVLTVAGTLADLAVLFCGGADGDV from the coding sequence TTGACCGGTGTGCCGCCCATCGATCGCGATAAAGTGCGGGCCTGGCTCAGAGACATGATATCGATCGACTCCGTCAACCCGACGCTCGTCAGCGGCGGGGCCGGCGAGGGCGCGATGGCCCGGTACCTTGCCGGCGTCTGCAGGGACATCGGCCTGGAAGCGACCGTCGAGGGGCCGTCGCCCGACAGGCCCAACATCGTGGCGACGCTGCGCGGCTCGCGGCCGTCCCGTCGACAGAATCTCCTTCTCAACGGCCACCTCGACACGGTCGGCGTCGGCGGTATGCGTGATCCGCTGGTGGCCATGGAAAGGAACGGGCGGGTGTACGGCCGCGGCGCACTCGACATGAAGGGGGGCCTGGCGGCCATCCTCGGCGCCATGGAAGCGCTCTCGCGGAGCGGCCTGAATCTCGAGGGGGACGTGATCTTCGGCGGCACCAGCGACGAGGAGCACTCCAGCGTGGGGGCGCAGTATCTCGCGCCGCGGGTCGAGGCCGGGGCGGCCGTCATCACCGAGGCCACCGGCATGCGAATATGCGTCGCCCACAAGGGATTTGCGTGGGTGAGGGTGGAGACGCGGGGGAGGGCCGCGCACGGGAGCCGTCCGTCCGACGGCGTGGACGCGATAGCGCACATGGGGAGGTTCCTGACACGACTGGAAGGGCTCGCGGCGCGGGAGTTCCCGCGCAGGGGCCACCCTCTTCTCGGCCCGCCGTCCTTGCATGCCTCGACTGTGTCGGGCGGCGCGGAGCTCAGCACCTACCCGGACAGATGCGTCCTGATGTACGAGATGCGCACCGTACCCGGGGAAACCGCGGAGACGGTCCTCACGGAGTGCGGCGGAATCATCGACTCTCTCTCTCGGGAGGACCCGTCATTCAAGGCGGACTTCCAGGTCACCGTGTTCCGTCCCCCATACGAGGTGAACCCCGGTTCGCGCCTTGTGAGGTTGCTTGGCGAGTCGTTTACGCGGGCTACCGGCAGGCCGCCGGCGACGACCGGCATGGCGTGCTGGCTCGACAGCGCGATTTTCGGAGGGGCGGGGATACCCAGCGTCATCTTCGGCCCGGGCGGCGAAGGCGCGCACGCCGACGAGGAGTACGTCAACGTGGAGGACGTGCTCACGGTAGCGGGTACGCTGGCGGACCTCGCCGTGCTGTTCTGTGGTGGGGCCGACGGCGACGTGTAA
- a CDS encoding glycerate kinase, translated as MRVLVAPNAFKGSLSPAAAAHSLSAGLRRSLEDVDVAEFPISDGGQGFVDAVVTAKNGEFVEVEVEGPLGDHVRARFGLIGAGRTAVVEMASASGITLIPAEKRDPLKASTYGTGQIIRAALERGCDKLIVGIGGSATNDGGAGMAQALGARLLDPDGRDLGRGGGELARLESIDATGVDERLRMVDVIVACDVTNPLCGETGASAVYGPQKGATPEMVRILDRNLFRFAQVMKRDLGADVLSIPGSGAAGGLGGGLLAFAGARLMPGFEIVSGILGLEAAVRACDLVVTGEGRLDLQTLSGKGPLGVARLARGSGVPVVAVAGQVEDGAWDAMNEEFDAVVVASGGPSTEQATMAAAGTLLERAGLMIGRMISVGRVLERRDTP; from the coding sequence TTGCGAGTGCTGGTTGCGCCCAACGCATTCAAGGGCAGCCTGAGCCCTGCCGCGGCCGCCCACAGCCTCTCCGCGGGCCTTCGACGGTCCCTGGAGGACGTCGATGTGGCCGAGTTCCCGATATCAGACGGGGGCCAGGGTTTTGTCGACGCCGTCGTTACCGCGAAGAACGGTGAGTTTGTGGAGGTCGAGGTTGAGGGGCCGCTGGGGGACCATGTGCGGGCGCGCTTTGGACTTATAGGTGCCGGAAGGACGGCGGTCGTGGAAATGGCGTCGGCGTCGGGAATAACATTGATCCCGGCGGAGAAGCGGGACCCGCTGAAAGCGAGCACGTACGGGACCGGCCAGATCATACGCGCGGCGCTCGAACGTGGCTGTGATAAACTGATCGTCGGCATAGGAGGCAGCGCCACAAACGACGGCGGGGCCGGAATGGCGCAGGCGCTGGGCGCCAGGCTGCTCGATCCGGATGGCCGCGACCTCGGCAGAGGCGGTGGCGAGCTCGCCCGTCTGGAGTCGATCGACGCGACTGGCGTGGACGAGCGACTCCGGATGGTCGACGTTATCGTGGCGTGCGACGTGACCAATCCCCTTTGCGGCGAGACCGGGGCTTCTGCGGTGTACGGCCCGCAGAAGGGGGCCACCCCGGAGATGGTCAGGATTCTTGACAGGAACTTGTTCAGATTCGCACAAGTCATGAAACGCGACCTGGGTGCGGATGTGTTGTCGATCCCGGGTTCGGGCGCCGCGGGCGGGCTCGGAGGGGGCCTCCTCGCATTCGCCGGCGCGAGGCTCATGCCGGGTTTCGAGATAGTTTCGGGAATACTTGGGTTGGAAGCGGCTGTCAGGGCTTGCGACCTGGTCGTGACAGGGGAAGGACGGCTGGATTTGCAGACGCTCAGTGGTAAGGGCCCCCTCGGTGTGGCGCGGCTTGCCAGGGGTAGCGGCGTTCCGGTTGTGGCGGTCGCCGGCCAGGTGGAAGACGGCGCCTGGGACGCGATGAACGAGGAATTCGACGCCGTGGTCGTGGCTTCAGGCGGGCCCAGTACCGAGCAGGCGACGATGGCGGCCGCGGGCACGCTTCTAGAGCGGGCCGGATTAATGATCGGGAGGATGATATCCGTGGGGCGTGTTCTTGAGAGGCGGGACACTCCATGA
- the plsY gene encoding glycerol-3-phosphate 1-O-acyltransferase PlsY, which yields MADYAGLILAGGAGYFLGSIPFGLIVGRRLGNVDVRNYGSGNIGTTNVLRVLGPAPAAVVLGFDLGKGALSALLGSRLAGSWGASIAAAMAVVGHSFPVWLGFRGGKSVATAAGGLLVLAPKVLLIEIALFVAVVATTRYVSLGSILAAAAVPFLFAATGSDTPGIAYAAVAGGLVIVRHRTNIRRLLSGTENRLGKKAGPG from the coding sequence ATGGCGGATTACGCGGGCCTGATACTGGCGGGAGGCGCGGGGTACTTCCTCGGTTCTATTCCGTTCGGGTTGATAGTCGGTCGCCGTCTTGGGAATGTCGACGTGAGGAATTACGGGAGCGGGAACATTGGAACGACCAACGTGCTGCGGGTGCTGGGTCCCGCCCCCGCCGCAGTGGTGCTGGGTTTCGACCTGGGGAAGGGCGCGCTCTCGGCTTTGCTCGGGTCGAGACTGGCGGGGTCCTGGGGAGCGTCGATCGCCGCCGCCATGGCGGTCGTGGGCCATTCGTTCCCCGTGTGGCTCGGATTCCGCGGCGGAAAGAGCGTGGCCACAGCCGCAGGGGGGCTGCTCGTTCTTGCCCCGAAAGTGCTGTTGATCGAGATCGCCCTGTTCGTTGCGGTCGTCGCCACGACGCGCTACGTCTCACTCGGATCGATACTCGCCGCGGCTGCCGTTCCGTTCCTGTTCGCCGCCACCGGCTCGGATACACCCGGTATAGCGTACGCCGCCGTCGCAGGGGGTCTCGTCATCGTTCGGCACAGGACAAACATCCGGAGGCTCCTCTCGGGTACCGAAAACAGATTGGGGAAAAAGGCCGGACCCGGCTGA